From a region of the Teredinibacter turnerae genome:
- the ychF gene encoding redox-regulated ATPase YchF produces the protein MGFNCGIVGLPNVGKSTLFNALTQAGIDAQNFPFCTIEPNAGVVAVPDPRQDKLAEIVKPERVVPTTMEFVDIAGLVAGASKGEGLGNQFLANIRETDAIAHVVRCFDDPNVIHVDGRINPASDIEVINTELALADLDTVEKALQRYSKAAKGQDKNAIAMKALLEEILPHLNEALPLRSFGLDEDRKKKLKELNLLTLKPTMYIANVEEDGFKHNPLLDAVVAIAEEEEAIVVPICNKMEAEIAELDEEEKAEFLEEMGMEEPGLNRVIRAGYDLLGLHTYFTAGVKEVRAWTIPIGATAPQAAGKIHTDFEKGFIRAEIVAYDDFVQYNGEAGAKEAGKWRLEGKEYIVKDGDVIHFRFNV, from the coding sequence ATGGGTTTTAATTGCGGCATCGTTGGCCTGCCCAACGTCGGAAAATCAACGCTCTTTAATGCACTCACCCAAGCGGGTATCGACGCGCAAAACTTTCCCTTTTGCACCATCGAACCCAACGCCGGCGTGGTGGCCGTACCGGACCCTCGCCAGGACAAACTGGCAGAAATCGTGAAGCCCGAGCGTGTCGTACCCACTACCATGGAGTTTGTGGATATCGCGGGCCTGGTGGCTGGCGCCTCCAAAGGTGAAGGCCTGGGCAACCAGTTCCTCGCCAATATTCGTGAAACCGACGCCATCGCGCACGTGGTGCGCTGCTTCGACGACCCCAATGTGATTCACGTAGACGGCCGCATTAACCCCGCTTCCGATATTGAAGTGATTAACACCGAACTGGCCCTGGCCGACCTGGATACCGTCGAAAAGGCCCTGCAACGTTACAGCAAAGCGGCTAAAGGTCAGGACAAAAACGCAATCGCCATGAAGGCGCTGCTGGAAGAGATTCTGCCGCACCTGAACGAAGCCCTGCCCCTGCGCTCGTTCGGCCTGGACGAAGACCGCAAAAAGAAACTGAAAGAGCTGAACCTACTGACACTTAAGCCAACCATGTACATTGCGAACGTGGAGGAAGACGGCTTCAAACACAACCCTCTGCTGGACGCGGTGGTGGCCATTGCCGAGGAAGAAGAAGCCATAGTGGTGCCCATATGCAATAAAATGGAAGCTGAAATCGCCGAATTGGACGAGGAAGAAAAAGCCGAATTCCTAGAAGAAATGGGCATGGAAGAACCCGGCCTCAACCGCGTTATCCGAGCCGGTTACGACCTGCTGGGCCTGCACACCTACTTTACAGCGGGCGTAAAAGAAGTACGCGCTTGGACCATTCCTATTGGCGCAACCGCGCCGCAGGCGGCCGGTAAAATCCACACGGATTTCGAAAAAGGCTTCATCCGCGCAGAAATTGTCGCCTACGACGATTTTGTGCAGTACAACGGCGAAGCTGGGGCAAAAGAAGCCGGGAAATGGCGGCTGGAAGGCAAGGAATACATCGTGAAAGACGGCGACGTCATTCATTTCCGATTTAACGTATAA
- the pth gene encoding aminoacyl-tRNA hydrolase: MRNPVSMIVGLGNPGTEYANTRHNAGQDFVENLARALGQPLVNTPKHFGFTARISLAGKDVRLLVPTTFMNRSGQAVASLANFFKIAPDNILVVHDELDLSPGTAKLKIGGGHGGHNGLRDIIAALGNNKDFGRLRIGIGHPGNAKQVASYVLKKAPADEYKLIEDAQTAAERTLTDLVAGDWEKAMRELHTA, encoded by the coding sequence ATGCGCAACCCTGTTTCCATGATTGTCGGCCTGGGCAACCCTGGCACTGAGTACGCTAACACGCGCCATAACGCCGGCCAGGATTTTGTCGAAAACCTTGCTCGAGCACTCGGCCAGCCCCTGGTAAACACGCCCAAACACTTCGGTTTTACTGCGCGAATTTCCCTCGCGGGCAAAGACGTGCGCCTGCTGGTGCCCACCACATTTATGAATCGCAGCGGTCAGGCAGTAGCATCCCTCGCTAACTTCTTTAAAATAGCGCCGGACAATATTCTGGTGGTTCACGACGAACTGGACTTATCCCCAGGTACCGCCAAACTTAAAATTGGCGGCGGCCACGGTGGCCACAATGGCCTGCGGGATATCATTGCCGCGCTGGGCAATAACAAAGACTTCGGGCGTCTGCGCATCGGCATCGGCCACCCGGGCAATGCCAAACAAGTCGCCAGTTACGTACTAAAGAAAGCACCGGCTGACGAATACAAATTGATAGAAGACGCCCAAACGGCGGCAGAGCGCACTCTCACCGACCTGGTTGCTGGCGACTGGGAAAAGGCCATGCGCGAACTGCATACCGCATAA
- a CDS encoding 50S ribosomal protein L25/general stress protein Ctc — MSTEDFTLNAKTRDDQGKGASRRLRHDNLVPAIVYGGEKDPQNIAIAHNEFVKHLENEAFYSHIVTLVLDGEKQDVILKDLQRHPAKAQLLHADFLRVSRTQKLTTRVPLHFINEESCKGVKLQGGVVAHSLTELEINCLPQDLPEFIEVDLKDAEIGHIVHISDLNLPAGVESVALSHGEDHDQAVVTINKGRGGSGEEAEGEEEGGEE; from the coding sequence ATGTCTACTGAAGACTTTACTCTCAATGCGAAAACCCGTGATGATCAAGGGAAAGGTGCGAGCCGCCGCCTGCGTCACGACAACCTGGTTCCCGCCATCGTATACGGCGGCGAAAAAGACCCACAAAACATCGCGATTGCGCACAACGAGTTCGTTAAGCACCTGGAAAACGAAGCGTTTTACTCGCACATCGTTACGCTGGTACTGGATGGCGAAAAGCAAGACGTTATTTTGAAAGACCTGCAACGTCACCCAGCGAAAGCTCAGCTGTTGCACGCCGACTTCCTGCGCGTATCACGCACTCAGAAGTTGACCACCCGTGTACCGCTGCACTTCATCAACGAAGAAAGCTGTAAAGGTGTTAAATTGCAGGGCGGCGTTGTTGCTCACAGCTTGACCGAACTGGAAATCAACTGCCTGCCACAGGATCTGCCAGAATTTATTGAAGTGGACCTGAAAGACGCAGAAATTGGCCACATCGTTCACATTTCCGACCTCAACCTGCCAGCGGGCGTTGAATCTGTGGCACTGAGCCACGGCGAAGATCACGACCAGGCTGTAGTGACCATTAACAAAGGTCGCGGCGGTTCCGGCGAAGAGGCCGAAGGCGAAGAAGAAGGCGGCGAAGAATAA